The following are encoded in a window of Novosphingobium sp. THN1 genomic DNA:
- a CDS encoding RNA methyltransferase has translation MTRKIITGYSNPTVKFVRSLREKKHRRRERKFLAEGLRLLTDAREGGRLPEILLMAQGREGHPLLDELEADVARAGGEVIELPLDILAKVTGKENPQAVAGVFAEWDTSIRLIDRNSAPIWLVAHAMRDPGNLGTMLRTADAVGAGGLILIDDCVDPFSVEAVRASMGAIFTERLAQARWDEFLGWLRQGEGQLVAASLREAVPYRGAPYASPCFVMVGNESRGLPEDYEMACDLRVTMPMKGRADSLNAAVAGAVLAYEVLASLPE, from the coding sequence CGACGGTAAAGTTCGTCCGCAGTTTGCGGGAGAAGAAGCACCGGCGGCGCGAGCGCAAGTTCCTGGCCGAAGGACTGCGCCTGCTGACCGACGCGCGCGAGGGCGGGCGGCTGCCGGAAATCCTGCTGATGGCGCAAGGGCGCGAGGGGCATCCGCTGCTCGACGAGCTAGAGGCGGATGTCGCCCGCGCCGGGGGCGAGGTGATCGAACTGCCGCTGGATATCCTGGCCAAGGTTACCGGCAAGGAGAACCCGCAGGCGGTGGCGGGGGTGTTTGCCGAGTGGGACACTTCGATCCGCCTGATTGATCGCAATTCTGCGCCGATCTGGTTGGTAGCGCACGCCATGCGCGATCCCGGCAATCTCGGCACGATGCTGCGCACGGCTGATGCGGTGGGTGCAGGCGGGTTGATCCTGATCGACGATTGCGTGGATCCGTTCTCGGTCGAGGCGGTGCGCGCCAGCATGGGCGCGATCTTTACCGAGCGGCTGGCGCAGGCGCGGTGGGATGAATTTCTCGGCTGGTTGCGTCAGGGCGAGGGACAGCTGGTGGCGGCCAGCTTGCGCGAGGCCGTGCCCTATCGCGGCGCGCCCTACGCCAGCCCATGCTTCGTGATGGTCGGCAATGAATCACGCGGGCTGCCCGAAGATTACGAGATGGCCTGCGACTTGCGCGTGACCATGCCGATGAAGGGTCGCGCGGATAGTCTCAACGCGGCGGTGGCTGGCGCGGTACTGGCCTACGAAGTGCTTGCCAGCCTGCCTGAATAA
- a CDS encoding META domain-containing protein, with product MRSTLALLAVSASLMAGCATAPSGSAGLSGTEWTILRVDGAAPVVPEKASLKFEDERLSANVGCNGIGGDYRVDGVRLVAGPLMATRMFCEGPVWQQEEAVNALLSAAPQIERRGRTMRLVSGGHALDLELTAG from the coding sequence ATGCGGTCGACTCTTGCTCTTCTTGCGGTTTCGGCCTCGCTCATGGCCGGTTGCGCCACTGCGCCTTCGGGCAGCGCTGGGTTGTCCGGGACAGAGTGGACCATCCTGCGCGTCGATGGGGCGGCGCCGGTGGTGCCGGAGAAGGCTTCGCTGAAATTCGAGGACGAGCGGCTGAGTGCCAACGTCGGCTGCAACGGGATCGGCGGTGACTATCGCGTCGATGGCGTCCGGCTGGTCGCGGGGCCATTAATGGCGACGCGGATGTTCTGCGAGGGTCCGGTGTGGCAGCAGGAAGAGGCGGTCAATGCGCTGCTCTCTGCTGCGCCCCAGATCGAGCGGCGCGGACGGACGATGCGGCTGGTGTCCGGCGGTCATGCGCTAGATCTGGAACTGACCGCAGGTTGA
- the rmuC gene encoding DNA recombination protein RmuC produces the protein MESALFVIVALVIGLGIGWFLGSRPAAEWRARHDSRDAEAKAHEGTVKAMTVDLAATVERAKALEAGLAELQDVRRQRDELAPALAAARQRAADADQVRAELAQVRAEREALRADLERMKADAENFAEQKRLLIEAQEALRKEFENAGNKVLEKAQETFLARAQSRFEESEKTSAERLKSLLAPVDQRLRSYEEQVQSLEKQRVDSFGQLTGLIKSMRDGQEAVRAAAAQLGNSLRNGPKTRGRWGELQLRNVLEQCGLSEHTDFITEHSVNTEDGRLRPDAIVRVPGNKLLVIDAKVSLNAYQDAFEAEDDDTRKIALNAHVQSMRNHIQTLGAKSYQSQFEEAPDYVLMFVPGEHFIAAALERDPTLWDFAFERRVLLASPTNLVAIARTVAQVWRQDGLAREAREIGKMGGELYDRLAVAAEHLKRVGSGLDSAVSNYNKFVGSFERNVLSAGRRLKDKHIEIGKRELEEVPLVESAPRYAEAEPAVHSAIANDDGDVAAE, from the coding sequence GTGGAATCTGCCCTTTTCGTAATCGTAGCGCTTGTGATCGGGCTTGGTATCGGCTGGTTCCTCGGTTCACGCCCGGCGGCCGAATGGCGCGCCCGCCATGACAGCCGCGATGCCGAAGCCAAGGCGCACGAAGGCACAGTCAAGGCTATGACGGTGGACCTTGCCGCCACGGTGGAGCGGGCAAAGGCACTCGAAGCTGGCCTCGCGGAACTGCAGGACGTCCGCCGCCAGCGCGATGAACTTGCCCCCGCCCTCGCCGCTGCCCGCCAGCGCGCGGCCGATGCCGATCAGGTCCGCGCCGAACTCGCTCAGGTCCGTGCCGAGCGCGAGGCTCTGCGCGCCGACCTCGAACGCATGAAGGCCGATGCCGAGAACTTTGCAGAGCAAAAGCGCCTGCTGATCGAGGCGCAGGAAGCGCTGCGCAAGGAGTTCGAGAACGCCGGTAACAAGGTCCTGGAAAAGGCACAGGAGACCTTCCTCGCCCGCGCCCAGTCGCGCTTCGAGGAAAGCGAGAAGACCAGCGCCGAACGTCTGAAGTCCCTCCTCGCCCCGGTCGACCAGCGCCTGCGCAGCTATGAAGAGCAGGTGCAGAGCCTTGAGAAGCAGCGAGTGGACTCGTTCGGGCAGCTGACCGGCCTGATCAAGTCGATGCGTGATGGGCAGGAAGCCGTGCGCGCCGCCGCCGCGCAGCTCGGCAACTCCTTGCGCAATGGCCCCAAGACGCGCGGGCGCTGGGGCGAACTGCAGTTGCGCAACGTGCTGGAACAGTGCGGCCTGTCCGAACACACCGATTTCATCACCGAACATTCGGTCAACACCGAAGATGGCCGCCTGCGCCCCGATGCGATCGTGCGCGTGCCAGGCAACAAGCTGCTGGTGATCGACGCCAAGGTTTCCTTGAACGCCTATCAGGATGCGTTCGAGGCAGAGGACGACGATACCCGCAAGATCGCTCTCAACGCCCACGTCCAGTCGATGCGCAACCACATCCAGACACTGGGCGCAAAGTCCTACCAGTCGCAGTTCGAGGAAGCGCCGGACTACGTGCTGATGTTCGTCCCCGGCGAACACTTCATCGCCGCCGCGCTGGAGCGCGACCCGACGCTGTGGGACTTCGCCTTCGAGCGGCGCGTGCTGCTCGCCAGCCCGACCAACCTCGTCGCCATCGCCCGCACCGTGGCGCAAGTCTGGCGGCAGGACGGGCTGGCCCGCGAAGCGCGCGAGATCGGCAAGATGGGCGGCGAACTTTATGACCGCCTTGCCGTCGCCGCCGAGCACCTCAAGCGCGTGGGCAGTGGGCTGGACAGTGCGGTGAGCAACTACAACAAGTTCGTCGGCAGCTTCGAACGCAACGTCCTGTCCGCAGGCCGTCGCCTCAAGGACAAGCACATCGAAATCGGCAAGCGCGAGCTGGAAGAAGTCCCCCTCGTCGAATCCGCTCCACGCTATGCCGAGGCAGAACCGGCAGTGCACTCGGCAATTGCCAACGACGATGGAGACGTGGCGGCAGAATGA
- a CDS encoding four-helix bundle copper-binding protein: MSIEKMISEHPQVGGNYNASLGLAVKHAVYCSAICNSCADACLAEAMDMDQCIRTCLDCSDVCAATSRIAMRRTGSNRELIRAQLAVCIKACEICEAECAKHDHAHCRRCAQMCRECADDCRRALEDLDREVHEAA; this comes from the coding sequence ATGTCGATCGAGAAGATGATTTCGGAGCACCCGCAGGTGGGTGGCAACTACAATGCGTCGCTGGGTCTGGCGGTGAAGCATGCGGTCTATTGCTCGGCGATCTGCAACTCGTGCGCCGATGCCTGCCTTGCCGAGGCGATGGACATGGACCAGTGCATCCGCACTTGCCTCGATTGCTCTGACGTCTGTGCGGCGACCAGCCGTATTGCGATGCGGCGGACGGGTTCGAACCGTGAGCTGATCAGGGCGCAGCTTGCCGTGTGCATCAAGGCCTGCGAGATCTGCGAAGCCGAGTGCGCGAAGCACGACCATGCCCATTGCCGCCGCTGCGCGCAGATGTGCCGGGAATGCGCGGACGATTGCCGTCGGGCGCTGGAAGATCTGGATCGTGAGGTGCATGAGGCCGCATAA
- the def gene encoding peptide deformylase, which translates to MAIREIIEVPDPRLKQVSVPVEKFDDELKTLVEDMFETMYDAPGIGLAAIQVGVPLRVLVIDLQPDDPDAEPVACDHDGHHHHHQPTKKEPRVFINPEILDPSEEHSLYQEGCLSVPEIYAEVERPARIRARWRDLEGNTHEEDMDGLMATCLQHEMDHLEGILFIDHLSRLKRNMALKKLEKLRKVA; encoded by the coding sequence ATGGCCATTCGCGAAATCATCGAAGTCCCCGACCCGCGCCTCAAGCAGGTCTCCGTCCCCGTCGAAAAGTTCGACGACGAGCTAAAGACGCTTGTCGAGGACATGTTCGAAACGATGTACGATGCGCCGGGCATCGGCCTCGCCGCGATTCAGGTGGGCGTGCCGCTGCGCGTTCTGGTGATCGACCTTCAGCCCGATGATCCGGATGCCGAACCCGTCGCCTGCGATCACGATGGCCACCACCATCACCACCAGCCGACCAAGAAGGAACCGCGGGTGTTCATCAACCCCGAGATCCTTGATCCTTCCGAAGAGCACAGCCTCTATCAGGAAGGCTGCCTCTCGGTGCCCGAGATCTACGCCGAGGTTGAACGCCCCGCCCGCATCCGCGCGCGCTGGCGGGACCTCGAGGGGAACACCCATGAAGAGGACATGGACGGCCTGATGGCCACGTGCCTCCAACACGAGATGGACCACCTCGAAGGCATCCTGTTCATCGACCACCTTTCCCGCCTCAAGCGCAACATGGCTCTCAAGAAGCTGGAAAAGCTGCGCAAGGTCGCCTGA
- the recR gene encoding recombination mediator RecR — protein MASQEIEALSGALARLPGLGPRSARRAVLWLIKRRETALPQLLNALTQVQELLVECEVCGNVDTTNPCGICTDPRRDARSICVVEEVADLWALDRARLFTGKYHVLGGRLSALEGVRPEDLTIGQLLTRVSEGGIDEVVLAMNATLEGQTTAHYIAERLEEAPVRVTQLAHGLPVGGELDYLDEGTLAQALRARRPVA, from the coding sequence ATGGCATCGCAAGAGATCGAGGCACTTTCCGGCGCATTGGCGCGCCTTCCCGGGCTCGGCCCCCGCTCGGCCCGCCGCGCCGTGCTGTGGCTGATCAAGCGGCGCGAGACGGCGCTGCCCCAGTTGCTCAACGCGCTGACCCAAGTCCAGGAACTGCTAGTCGAATGCGAGGTCTGCGGCAATGTCGACACGACCAACCCCTGCGGCATCTGCACCGATCCGCGCCGCGACGCCCGCTCGATCTGCGTGGTCGAGGAAGTGGCCGACCTCTGGGCGCTTGACCGCGCACGTTTGTTCACCGGCAAGTACCACGTGCTCGGCGGCAGGCTGTCAGCACTGGAAGGCGTGCGCCCGGAAGACCTGACCATCGGCCAGCTCCTGACCCGCGTCAGCGAAGGCGGCATCGACGAGGTCGTCCTCGCCATGAACGCCACGCTCGAAGGCCAGACCACCGCCCACTACATCGCCGAACGGCTTGAAGAAGCCCCCGTCCGCGTCACGCAGCTGGCGCACGGGCTGCCCGTGGGCGGCGAGCTGGACTATCTGGACGAAGGAACCCTTGCACAGGCGCTGCGGGCAAGGCGACCAGTTGCCTGA
- the fmt gene encoding methionyl-tRNA formyltransferase, with protein MRIIFMGTPDFAVPTLEALVKAGHEVVAAYSQPPRPAGRGKKLQPSPVHLAADAHGIEVRTPVSLKGADEQAALMALEADVAVVAAYGLILPQAVLDAPRLGCLNVHGSILPRWRGAAPVQRAILAGDKTTGVTIMQMERGLDTGPMLAKVETPIDGKTAGELTAELAGKGAGLMVQVLADLAAYRPEVQPEEGVTYAHKIDKAESRLDFARDAVDVERQVRAFAPAPGAFFELEGERYRILAAEVVDGTGEAGVTLDEALTIACGAGAIRPTLIQRAGRPAMDAASLLRGRAIAAGTRLG; from the coding sequence ATGCGCATCATCTTCATGGGGACGCCCGATTTCGCGGTGCCGACGCTGGAAGCGCTGGTGAAAGCGGGGCACGAGGTGGTTGCTGCCTATAGCCAGCCGCCGCGTCCGGCCGGGCGGGGCAAGAAGCTGCAACCCTCGCCGGTGCATCTGGCGGCAGACGCGCATGGCATCGAGGTGCGCACGCCGGTTTCGCTGAAGGGCGCCGATGAGCAGGCGGCCCTTATGGCGCTGGAGGCTGATGTGGCGGTGGTCGCGGCCTATGGGCTGATCCTGCCGCAAGCGGTGCTGGATGCGCCGCGGCTGGGGTGCCTGAACGTGCACGGCTCGATCCTGCCGCGCTGGCGCGGGGCTGCCCCGGTGCAGCGGGCGATCCTTGCAGGGGATAAGACGACGGGCGTCACCATCATGCAGATGGAGCGCGGGCTCGATACCGGGCCGATGCTGGCCAAGGTTGAGACGCCGATCGACGGCAAGACGGCTGGGGAATTGACGGCGGAGCTGGCCGGGAAAGGCGCGGGCCTGATGGTGCAGGTGTTGGCTGATCTTGCAGCCTATCGGCCCGAGGTGCAGCCGGAGGAGGGCGTGACCTATGCGCACAAGATCGACAAGGCGGAGAGCCGGCTGGACTTCGCGCGCGATGCGGTGGACGTGGAGCGGCAGGTGCGGGCGTTTGCGCCTGCGCCGGGGGCGTTCTTCGAGCTTGAGGGCGAGCGGTATCGCATTCTTGCGGCGGAAGTCGTCGATGGGACGGGAGAAGCAGGCGTGACGCTGGACGAAGCGCTCACCATCGCCTGCGGTGCAGGCGCGATCAGGCCGACATTGATCCAGCGTGCAGGGCGTCCGGCGATGGACGCTGCCTCGCTGCTGCGCGGGCGGGCGATTGCGGCGGGTACGCGGCTCGGCTGA
- the truA gene encoding tRNA pseudouridine(38-40) synthase TruA gives MMRFALTLEWNGGPYMGYQRQSHGPSVQQAVEDAVESVTGEAVILNAAGRTDTGVHALGMRAHFDLAREFDPFRMMEALNARLRLAGHPIAVLDCHEVADDWHARFLCIGRSYEYRIINRRAPLTLDLGRAWRIAKPLDAAAMHEAAQALVGHHDFTTFRSVHCQSASPLKTLDRLDVRREGDRVIIEAAARSFLHHQVRSMVGCLALVGQGQWPVAQVAEALAAKDRSKLGLNAPAEGLYFVSATYPGE, from the coding sequence CTGATGCGGTTTGCGTTGACTCTCGAATGGAACGGCGGGCCCTACATGGGCTATCAGCGCCAGTCGCACGGACCGAGTGTGCAGCAGGCGGTTGAGGACGCAGTCGAGTCCGTGACTGGGGAGGCCGTGATACTCAACGCCGCCGGGCGGACCGATACCGGTGTCCATGCGCTGGGGATGCGGGCGCACTTCGATCTGGCGCGCGAATTCGATCCGTTCCGCATGATGGAGGCGCTGAATGCGCGGCTGCGGCTGGCCGGGCATCCGATCGCCGTGCTGGATTGCCATGAGGTGGCGGACGACTGGCATGCGCGCTTCTTGTGCATCGGGCGGTCGTACGAGTATCGCATCATCAACCGCCGCGCGCCGCTGACGCTGGACCTTGGGCGGGCATGGCGTATCGCCAAGCCGCTGGACGCTGCGGCGATGCATGAAGCAGCGCAGGCGCTGGTGGGGCACCACGATTTCACCACGTTTCGTTCGGTTCATTGCCAATCGGCCAGTCCGCTCAAGACGCTCGACCGGCTTGACGTGCGGCGCGAGGGCGACCGGGTGATCATCGAGGCGGCGGCGCGCAGTTTCCTCCACCATCAGGTGCGCTCGATGGTCGGGTGTCTGGCGCTCGTGGGGCAGGGACAGTGGCCGGTGGCCCAAGTGGCCGAAGCGCTCGCAGCAAAAGACCGTAGCAAATTAGGACTTAACGCGCCCGCCGAAGGTCTATACTTCGTCTCCGCAACATATCCCGGAGAGTGA
- a CDS encoding zinc-binding dehydrogenase, whose amino-acid sequence MTELQGQRIVSQLDSDGTLTVSLEDFTLPAPEGRQVVIRVEATPINPSDLGLLFGPADIDNAEFSPGRIVAKMPDPAVRAMAARHGAAMPVGNEGAGTVVAAGDAPEAQALLGKRVTCFPGGMYATLAVADAAMCLELPEGVTAEQGASAFVNPLTALSFTETMRHLGHSALVHTAAASNLGQMLVKICQADGIPLVNIVRNDAQVAILKGIGAEHVVDSSKETFLDDLAAAIGATKATMAFDAIGGGKLVSQIMTVMEQVANSGAAYSRYGSNSPKHAFIYGALDLSPTVLTRNFGFSWDVSGWLLTPWMGKLGAEVVEKMRRRVMAELTTTFASHYKARVTLDEALTKAAALEYNARRTGEKYLINP is encoded by the coding sequence ATGACCGAACTTCAAGGCCAGCGCATCGTCTCGCAGCTTGATTCCGACGGCACCCTGACCGTCAGCCTTGAAGACTTCACCCTGCCTGCGCCCGAGGGGCGGCAGGTGGTGATCCGCGTGGAAGCGACGCCGATCAACCCTTCGGACCTTGGCCTGCTGTTCGGCCCTGCCGATATCGACAACGCGGAGTTCTCGCCCGGCAGGATCGTGGCGAAGATGCCCGATCCTGCCGTGCGCGCTATGGCCGCGCGCCACGGCGCAGCCATGCCTGTGGGCAACGAAGGTGCGGGCACGGTCGTGGCAGCCGGCGATGCTCCGGAAGCGCAAGCGCTGCTCGGCAAGCGCGTGACCTGCTTCCCCGGCGGCATGTATGCGACGCTGGCTGTGGCTGACGCCGCCATGTGCCTGGAACTCCCTGAGGGCGTGACGGCGGAGCAGGGCGCCTCGGCCTTCGTAAACCCGCTGACCGCGTTGAGCTTCACCGAGACGATGCGCCACCTTGGCCACAGCGCGCTGGTGCATACGGCGGCGGCGTCGAACCTGGGCCAGATGCTGGTGAAGATCTGCCAGGCTGACGGGATTCCGCTCGTCAATATCGTGCGCAACGATGCGCAGGTTGCGATCCTGAAGGGGATCGGCGCCGAGCATGTCGTCGACAGTTCGAAGGAGACGTTCCTCGATGATCTCGCCGCCGCGATCGGCGCGACCAAGGCGACGATGGCCTTCGATGCGATCGGCGGCGGCAAGCTGGTCAGCCAGATCATGACGGTGATGGAGCAGGTCGCCAATTCGGGCGCAGCCTACAGCCGTTATGGCTCGAACAGCCCGAAGCATGCGTTCATCTATGGCGCGCTCGATCTTTCGCCGACCGTGCTGACCCGCAACTTCGGTTTCAGCTGGGATGTCTCGGGCTGGTTGCTGACGCCGTGGATGGGCAAGCTGGGTGCCGAAGTCGTCGAAAAGATGCGCCGCCGCGTCATGGCAGAACTCACCACGACCTTTGCCAGCCACTACAAGGCGCGGGTTACGCTGGACGAGGCGCTGACCAAGGCAGCGGCGCTGGAGTACAATGCGCGCCGCACCGGCGAGAAGTATCTGATCAACCCCTGA
- a CDS encoding bifunctional diguanylate cyclase/phosphodiesterase, producing the protein MDRVRGRIGLERLWQWLLSQPGSLLHLLRYHIEPGEAEWFAQRKLEYINSLSGNLFEALRMALLLAICAPGLTWHFYVCAVLLLAQMRVGLTELRRKESCGQYAPSEMVEIWAKGIWLRAIFLAAFTACCIIAVPTERVGALIIYVLVLAQLELLLQFTMPVAGIISQTISLGLTTIALLFRQDMRGELILPVMALQLLALHVMLFNLHYMFATRILRTRRLKSANETIQSLLTEYETHASDWMLETDASGRIVVPSDRLCAALGRTAAELEGVKLINLLVAGAEAEAMRVAARKLKPFHDLVVPVVIDGDLHWWSVTGNPVYDDLRHTGFRLFIRDVTDRYTAESQVRFLADHDSLTVLPNRHNFQSRLESALDGADADNPFAVLYVDLDHFKAVNDTLGHQFGDSVLVEAAWRIKSALGGKDFVARLGGDEFACIVDRFDAIEDLRLAGKAIVEAISQPMEIERRTVRIGASVGIAFAPEHGPTSEVLLRSADLALYEAKSRGRGSAIVYDPAMEELKQERGRLELDLRSALADGEFELHYQPLHELAGDRIAGFEALLRWRHPERGLIPPDVFIPIAEQTGLIVALGEWVLREALAEAATWPADMTVAVNVSPAQMADFTLLKQVIAALSASGFDPHRLELEITETMLMQECDEHLQQLERLHALGVRIALDDFGTGYSSLNYLRSFPFDKIKIDRCFITEMNAGSESSAIIEAVLDLASKLNMQTIAEGVESEEQLASLRALGCEQVQGYLISRAIPAADLPITRRFARQDCGIEAVTPLMPEYQPVADAIPGADIQEARRA; encoded by the coding sequence ATGGACAGGGTTCGGGGCAGGATCGGGCTGGAAAGGCTGTGGCAGTGGCTACTGTCGCAGCCCGGCTCGTTGCTGCATCTGTTGCGCTATCACATCGAGCCGGGCGAGGCCGAGTGGTTTGCACAGCGCAAGCTGGAATACATCAATTCCCTTAGCGGCAACCTGTTCGAAGCGCTGCGCATGGCGTTGTTGCTGGCGATTTGCGCTCCGGGCCTTACCTGGCATTTCTATGTTTGCGCCGTGCTGCTCCTCGCGCAGATGCGGGTCGGCTTGACCGAACTGCGCCGGAAGGAAAGCTGCGGACAGTACGCGCCATCCGAAATGGTCGAGATCTGGGCGAAGGGCATCTGGCTGCGCGCGATATTCCTGGCGGCGTTTACCGCCTGCTGCATCATCGCGGTGCCGACGGAGCGGGTTGGCGCGCTGATCATCTATGTGCTGGTGCTGGCGCAGTTGGAACTGTTGCTGCAGTTCACGATGCCGGTTGCCGGGATCATCTCGCAGACGATCTCATTGGGCCTGACCACAATCGCCCTGCTGTTCCGGCAGGATATGCGTGGAGAGCTGATTTTGCCGGTCATGGCGCTGCAGCTGCTTGCCCTGCACGTCATGCTTTTCAACCTGCACTACATGTTCGCCACGCGCATCCTGCGGACGCGGCGGTTGAAATCTGCCAACGAGACGATCCAAAGCCTGCTCACCGAATACGAGACCCACGCCAGCGACTGGATGCTGGAAACTGACGCGAGCGGGCGGATCGTTGTGCCATCGGACCGGCTATGCGCGGCCTTGGGCCGGACTGCGGCCGAGCTGGAGGGCGTCAAGCTCATCAATCTTCTTGTCGCCGGGGCGGAGGCAGAGGCGATGCGAGTGGCAGCTCGAAAGCTCAAGCCATTTCACGATTTGGTTGTGCCGGTGGTGATTGATGGGGATCTTCACTGGTGGTCGGTGACGGGAAATCCGGTCTATGACGACCTCCGGCATACGGGGTTCCGTCTGTTCATAAGAGACGTGACCGACCGCTATACGGCGGAAAGCCAGGTACGCTTCCTTGCCGACCATGACAGCCTGACTGTCCTGCCCAATCGCCACAATTTCCAATCACGGCTGGAATCTGCGCTGGATGGTGCAGATGCGGACAATCCGTTCGCGGTGCTCTATGTCGATCTCGATCACTTCAAAGCGGTGAACGACACGCTGGGCCATCAGTTCGGCGATAGCGTCTTGGTTGAAGCGGCATGGCGCATCAAGTCCGCCCTTGGCGGCAAGGATTTCGTGGCGCGATTGGGTGGCGACGAGTTTGCGTGCATTGTCGATAGATTCGATGCGATCGAAGACCTGCGGCTGGCTGGCAAGGCCATCGTCGAGGCGATTAGTCAGCCAATGGAAATCGAGCGCCGCACCGTTCGCATCGGTGCAAGCGTCGGTATCGCGTTTGCGCCCGAACACGGGCCGACTTCGGAAGTCCTGCTGCGCAGCGCTGACCTTGCGCTGTACGAGGCGAAATCGCGCGGTCGCGGATCGGCGATCGTCTATGATCCGGCCATGGAGGAACTGAAGCAGGAGCGCGGGCGGCTGGAGCTGGATTTGCGCAGTGCCCTCGCCGATGGGGAATTCGAGCTGCACTACCAGCCGTTGCATGAGCTTGCCGGAGACCGGATTGCCGGGTTCGAGGCCCTGCTGCGATGGCGACACCCCGAGCGTGGACTCATCCCGCCCGACGTCTTCATCCCGATTGCCGAGCAGACCGGCCTTATTGTTGCTCTGGGCGAATGGGTTCTGCGCGAGGCGTTGGCGGAAGCGGCTACCTGGCCGGCGGACATGACGGTGGCTGTGAACGTGTCGCCAGCGCAAATGGCGGATTTCACCTTGCTCAAGCAGGTGATTGCGGCGCTGTCGGCGAGCGGCTTCGATCCGCATCGGCTGGAGCTGGAGATTACCGAGACGATGCTGATGCAGGAATGCGACGAGCACCTGCAACAGCTTGAGCGCCTGCATGCCCTGGGCGTGAGGATCGCGCTCGATGATTTTGGGACGGGATATTCGTCGCTGAATTATCTGCGCAGCTTCCCGTTCGACAAGATCAAGATCGACCGCTGCTTCATCACCGAGATGAATGCCGGGAGCGAGAGTAGCGCGATCATCGAGGCGGTGCTGGATCTGGCGAGCAAGCTCAACATGCAGACCATCGCCGAGGGCGTTGAATCCGAGGAGCAATTGGCGAGCCTGCGCGCCTTGGGTTGCGAGCAGGTGCAGGGCTATCTGATCAGCAGGGCAATTCCGGCCGCTGACCTGCCGATTACCCGACGTTTTGCGAGGCAGGACTGCGGCATCGAGGCTGTCACGCCCCTCATGCCCGAATACCAGCCAGTGGCCGATGCGATTCCCGGCGCAGACATCCAGGAGGCCCGGCGGGCCTGA
- the cobS gene encoding cobaltochelatase subunit CobS, which yields MSELPNSHATTLLAAPDTEIDVRETFGIDIDMKVPAFSRADERVPDRDETYVFDPDTTLAILAGFAYNRRVMVQGYHGTGKSTHIEQVAARLNWPCIRINLDAHISRIDLVGRDAIVLRDGLQVTEFREGLLPWALQTPTALVFDEYDAGRPDVMFVIQRVLETEGKLTLLDQNRVIRPNKHFRLFATANTVGLGDTSGLYHGTQAINQGQMDRWNLVVALNYLPDSTEVEIVSKKVPTLDPKIVADMVRVANLTRQGFINGDISTVMSPRTVISWAQNSQIFNNVGFSFRLSFLNKCDETERVLVAEYYQRVFGKDLPESVAHRG from the coding sequence ATGAGCGAACTTCCGAACAGCCACGCGACGACGCTGCTCGCCGCGCCCGACACCGAAATCGATGTCCGCGAGACCTTCGGCATCGACATCGACATGAAGGTCCCCGCGTTCAGCCGCGCCGATGAGCGCGTGCCCGATCGCGATGAAACCTACGTGTTCGATCCGGACACCACGCTGGCGATCCTTGCGGGCTTTGCCTACAACCGCCGCGTGATGGTCCAGGGCTATCACGGCACCGGCAAGTCGACCCACATCGAACAGGTTGCCGCCCGCCTCAACTGGCCGTGCATCCGCATCAATCTTGACGCCCACATCAGCCGCATCGACCTCGTCGGCCGCGATGCCATCGTCCTGCGCGATGGCCTCCAGGTCACCGAGTTCCGCGAAGGCCTGCTGCCCTGGGCGCTGCAGACGCCGACCGCGCTGGTGTTCGACGAGTACGACGCCGGCCGCCCCGACGTGATGTTCGTGATCCAGCGCGTGCTGGAGACCGAAGGCAAGCTCACGCTGCTCGACCAGAACCGCGTGATCCGTCCGAACAAGCACTTCCGCCTGTTCGCCACCGCCAACACGGTGGGTCTGGGTGACACCTCGGGCCTCTATCACGGCACGCAGGCGATCAATCAGGGCCAGATGGACCGCTGGAACCTCGTCGTCGCGCTGAACTATCTGCCCGATTCGACCGAGGTCGAAATCGTCAGCAAGAAGGTGCCGACGCTCGATCCGAAGATCGTGGCCGACATGGTGCGCGTTGCGAACCTGACCCGCCAAGGCTTCATCAACGGTGATATCTCGACCGTGATGAGCCCGCGCACGGTGATCAGCTGGGCGCAGAACAGCCAGATCTTCAACAACGTCGGCTTCTCGTTCCGCCTCTCGTTCCTCAACAAGTGTGACGAGACCGAGCGCGTGCTCGTGGCCGAATACTACCAGCGCGTCTTCGGCAAGGACCTGCCTGAAAGCGTCGCACACCGCGGCTGA